The following coding sequences lie in one Xanthomonas hortorum pv. pelargonii genomic window:
- a CDS encoding glycosyltransferase family 25 protein translates to MIKSYLINMQRSSDRLQAMSARFQALGMPFERIPAFDGATLTPEQIADFVRERPLEGSGDGFSTGPRKWTASNIGCFLSHQAAWRIAADSDDAYTAIFEDDMHLSDALPALLRSTEWLPAGNSIVRLEPSYNRIKLDSKVADIGGRQLRLVRPSTYQHCWPVCAGALIISRDAARLLLAAEARWHTMADIFLFGWNESPVAQQLSTYQLSPAACIQDKFFHNAPEQIVFTSTIDAPLTQAQKQRSAHWKAKATALLRVAQGYRKVVFAP, encoded by the coding sequence GTGATCAAGTCCTACCTCATCAACATGCAGCGCAGTAGCGACCGTTTGCAGGCCATGTCGGCGCGGTTCCAAGCGCTGGGCATGCCGTTCGAGCGCATTCCCGCCTTCGACGGCGCCACGCTGACGCCCGAGCAGATCGCCGATTTCGTGCGCGAACGCCCGCTGGAAGGTTCCGGGGATGGCTTCAGCACCGGCCCGCGCAAGTGGACCGCTTCCAACATCGGCTGCTTTCTGAGCCATCAGGCCGCGTGGCGCATCGCGGCGGACTCTGATGACGCCTACACCGCCATCTTCGAAGACGACATGCATCTGTCCGACGCGCTGCCGGCGCTGTTGCGCAGCACCGAGTGGCTACCGGCGGGCAACAGCATCGTGCGGCTGGAACCGTCCTACAACCGCATCAAGCTCGATAGCAAGGTCGCCGACATCGGCGGGCGTCAGCTGCGCCTGGTGCGTCCATCCACCTATCAGCACTGCTGGCCGGTGTGCGCCGGCGCGCTGATCATCAGCCGCGATGCGGCACGCTTGTTGCTGGCCGCCGAAGCGCGCTGGCACACCATGGCCGATATTTTTCTGTTCGGCTGGAACGAATCGCCGGTCGCACAGCAGTTGTCCACCTATCAGCTCTCGCCGGCGGCCTGCATCCAGGACAAGTTCTTCCACAACGCCCCGGAGCAGATCGTGTTCACCAGCACCATTGATGCGCCGCTGACGCAGGCGCAGAAGCAGCGCAGTGCGCATTGGAAGGCGAAAGCGACCGCGTTGTTGCGTGTGGCGCAGGGCTATCGCAAGGTGGTGTTCGCGCCCTGA